In Bacteroidota bacterium, a single genomic region encodes these proteins:
- a CDS encoding carboxypeptidase-like regulatory domain-containing protein — MPKIFLLLVLLLFPFVIFATRISGVVSDESNTGLAFAVVYVKGTSIGTTTNSDGFYFLDLAPGNYKIGFQLIGYQQIERTITIAQESYKLNVQLAPSSFLLKAIQINAAAEDPAYAVIRAAQKRRKYYLNLVKSYSCNVYIKGMEKVTKYPPKKIAGIRVSIGGLIDSASGILYLSESESNYYFSQPDKVQEEMIASKTSGKKNGFSYNRASDMDFNFYESAIKNTALSVRGFISPIAPAALRNYKYKLLGTFQENGEMINKIQVIPKRKEDAVFSGVIYIVENSWRIHSTDLMLDKNAGIEYVDTLRITQEYIQVKDSIWMPFKNNFEYIFGALGFRGKGVYNAVISNYRLEDISSSARFTGAAITFSEDALNRDSAYWESKRIIPLTQAEIKDYSWRDSIEIVHSSNAYIDSVEKIKNKFKWNNIIDGYTNESSLRKTRFEWKPMYNHISFNTVQGVVVAPTFVFTKKIASLKSIEAGGTAAYGFSNKAYYGFGNLSYTYNSKRFAKLSLSGGKDMLQFNSNVISPLVNTLYTLLLKDNFMKIFEKYYIRMEHTTELMNGLILFNAVEYADRNPLRNTTSFSLIKSNKEFQSNDPLIPDNQQFAFFRNQSFHVEAALQFTPYQRYYFNRGEKLLQDSKYPSFTLFYKRAIKNILNSDVDLDLIKLGAEGNINWKRAGVFHYSLEAGRFVNRTQMSFMDWKYFNGNKTLYSNFSGKQFQLLDYYSNSTNNEFAEIHLQQNFNGAILNKVPLLKRAKIQELITVNFVVTNGNFHYEEAGIGLQKLFIRVDYVFGFKNGVYSDSSLRFGFLF; from the coding sequence ATGCCGAAGATATTTTTGCTTTTAGTGTTGCTTTTATTCCCATTTGTAATTTTTGCAACACGCATCAGTGGCGTTGTGTCGGACGAATCAAATACAGGACTTGCTTTTGCTGTGGTGTATGTAAAGGGTACAAGTATTGGAACTACTACCAACTCCGATGGTTTTTATTTTTTGGATCTTGCTCCGGGTAACTATAAAATTGGATTTCAATTAATCGGCTATCAACAAATTGAAAGGACTATTACAATTGCGCAAGAAAGCTATAAATTAAATGTGCAACTCGCCCCATCTTCTTTTCTGCTTAAGGCAATACAAATAAATGCTGCTGCTGAGGATCCGGCCTATGCTGTAATTCGTGCGGCTCAAAAAAGGAGAAAGTATTATTTAAACTTAGTGAAGTCATATTCCTGCAACGTGTACATAAAAGGAATGGAAAAAGTAACAAAATATCCACCCAAAAAAATTGCCGGGATAAGAGTTTCTATAGGAGGTTTAATTGACAGTGCTTCAGGGATTTTATATTTATCAGAATCAGAATCCAATTACTATTTCAGTCAACCGGATAAAGTTCAAGAAGAAATGATTGCAAGTAAAACCAGTGGAAAGAAAAATGGATTTAGCTACAATCGTGCATCCGACATGGATTTTAATTTTTATGAGAGCGCTATAAAAAATACAGCACTTTCGGTGCGCGGTTTTATTTCACCCATAGCTCCGGCTGCCTTGCGAAATTATAAGTATAAGCTCTTGGGCACCTTTCAGGAAAATGGTGAAATGATTAATAAAATACAAGTAATTCCAAAACGAAAAGAAGATGCTGTGTTTAGCGGAGTAATTTATATAGTCGAAAATTCTTGGCGCATTCATAGTACCGATTTGATGCTGGATAAAAATGCAGGAATTGAATACGTTGACACGCTTCGAATAACCCAAGAATATATTCAGGTGAAGGATAGCATCTGGATGCCTTTTAAAAATAATTTTGAGTACATCTTTGGAGCACTCGGATTTAGAGGTAAGGGAGTTTACAATGCTGTGATTTCAAATTACAGGTTGGAAGACATAAGTTCATCTGCACGCTTTACAGGTGCTGCAATTACATTTAGTGAAGATGCGCTTAATCGCGACAGTGCATATTGGGAATCCAAAAGAATTATCCCATTAACACAAGCAGAAATAAAAGATTATTCTTGGCGGGATAGTATTGAAATAGTGCACAGTTCCAATGCCTATATTGATTCAGTAGAAAAAATTAAAAATAAGTTTAAATGGAATAATATTATTGATGGTTATACGAATGAAAGCTCACTGCGAAAAACTCGTTTTGAATGGAAGCCAATGTATAACCATATTTCATTTAACACAGTGCAAGGAGTTGTTGTTGCACCCACCTTTGTTTTTACCAAAAAAATTGCCTCCCTCAAGAGTATCGAAGCGGGTGGCACAGCGGCCTATGGTTTTTCAAATAAGGCATACTATGGCTTTGGTAATTTGAGTTACACTTATAACAGCAAACGATTTGCAAAACTATCTCTTAGTGGTGGAAAGGATATGCTGCAATTTAACAGCAATGTTATCTCTCCACTTGTAAATACTTTGTATACCCTGTTATTGAAAGATAATTTTATGAAAATATTTGAAAAGTATTATATTCGGATGGAGCATACTACTGAACTTATGAACGGTTTAATTTTATTTAATGCTGTGGAGTATGCTGACCGCAATCCCTTGCGAAATACTACTTCCTTTTCACTTATCAAATCAAACAAGGAATTTCAATCCAATGATCCCTTAATTCCGGATAATCAACAATTCGCTTTTTTTAGAAACCAATCTTTTCATGTGGAGGCTGCTTTACAGTTTACACCGTATCAACGTTATTATTTTAACAGGGGAGAAAAATTGCTTCAGGATTCCAAGTATCCCAGCTTTACGCTATTTTACAAAAGAGCAATAAAGAATATTCTAAATAGTGATGTGGATTTGGATTTAATTAAATTGGGTGCCGAAGGCAACATCAATTGGAAAAGAGCAGGAGTGTTTCATTATAGTTTGGAAGCCGGGCGCTTTGTGAACCGCACCCAAATGAGTTTTATGGATTGGAAATATTTTAATGGGAATAAAACCTTGTATTCTAATTTTAGTGGAAAGCAATTTCAATTACTCGATTATTATAGCAATAGTACCAACAATGAATTTGCTGAAATACATTTGCAACAAAATTTTAACGGCGCAATTTTAAACAAAGTCCCCCTTTTAAAAAGGGCCAAAATTCAAGAATTGATTACTGTTAATTTTGTTGTTACCAATGGCAATTTTCATTATGAGGAAGCCGGAATTGGTTTGCAAAAATTGTTTATTCGAGTGGATTATGTTTTTGGGTTTAAGAATGGAGTTTACTCCGATTCTTCGCTGCGGTTTGGATTTTTGTTCTAA
- a CDS encoding serine hydrolase encodes MNNRKIVFILCFLISVFYETKAQNTAQNLDSLLTTTLDSMRTVLNVKSLSAAMKFSDTSVWAHANGISSLMPLDSVTTNSVYLIGSITKTITAACILQLADIGILNLDDSLHEWLDTFQFINPNITIQQLLRHQSGIYEVLSNPNCQPTLIANPDSVWALEDLITTFVKPPLFAPGTNWSYCSTGYYLLAMIIKEATGFSYYQELRNRFFTPLALSSLAIPAFETITLPTAHVWLDLNGDGITDDADWFYMSYFALNSTAGPAGGYFATPTDISRWMWTYMRGDLLSANMMSLAKVTVAAPGLPGATYGLGLMKKTFNGLQGFGHGGDLAYAASSWYFPTKDVSITVFTNDSKNNSWTLAPVISALLKQYTLHTIPTSSSEHLNTDFNLLYYPNPFKNELTFVASNLEEHKKAFLILYSNLGQEVARCENLNDGSNTTKFEFTNLEKLGSGIYFGKLMLDGVLIKTIKVTNS; translated from the coding sequence ATGAATAATAGAAAAATAGTATTTATTCTCTGCTTTCTTATTTCTGTTTTCTATGAAACAAAAGCACAGAATACGGCACAAAATTTAGACAGTTTACTTACAACTACATTGGATAGTATGCGCACAGTGCTTAATGTAAAATCTTTGAGTGCTGCAATGAAATTTTCTGACACATCTGTTTGGGCGCATGCTAATGGAATTTCTTCTCTAATGCCGCTCGACAGTGTTACAACTAACAGCGTATATTTAATTGGGAGCATTACCAAAACAATTACAGCAGCTTGCATTCTTCAACTTGCTGATATTGGAATTTTAAACCTTGATGATAGTTTGCATGAATGGCTCGACACATTTCAATTTATTAATCCCAACATAACCATACAACAACTCCTAAGGCATCAGAGTGGAATTTATGAGGTGCTTTCCAACCCTAATTGCCAGCCAACCTTAATCGCTAACCCTGATTCGGTATGGGCCTTAGAAGACCTTATAACTACTTTTGTTAAACCACCCTTATTTGCACCCGGTACCAATTGGTCGTATTGCAGTACAGGATATTATTTGCTGGCTATGATTATTAAGGAGGCAACCGGCTTTTCTTATTACCAGGAATTACGAAACCGTTTTTTTACTCCACTTGCATTGAGCAGTTTGGCCATTCCGGCTTTCGAAACAATAACTTTGCCCACAGCACATGTTTGGCTTGATTTGAATGGCGATGGAATTACGGATGATGCGGATTGGTTTTACATGAGTTATTTCGCCTTAAATTCAACAGCCGGTCCTGCAGGAGGTTATTTTGCAACACCTACAGATATCTCACGTTGGATGTGGACATATATGCGCGGAGATTTACTTTCGGCTAACATGATGTCGCTTGCAAAAGTTACTGTTGCGGCACCCGGATTACCGGGCGCTACCTATGGGTTAGGCTTAATGAAAAAAACATTTAATGGGTTACAAGGTTTCGGCCACGGTGGAGACCTTGCTTATGCTGCCAGTTCATGGTACTTTCCTACAAAAGATGTAAGCATAACCGTTTTTACTAACGACTCAAAAAACAATTCATGGACCTTGGCACCAGTAATATCAGCGCTTTTAAAACAGTATACTTTGCATACTATTCCAACAAGTTCAAGCGAGCACCTTAACACTGATTTTAATCTGCTTTATTATCCTAATCCATTCAAAAATGAATTAACCTTTGTAGCTAGCAATTTAGAGGAACATAAAAAAGCTTTCTTGATTTTATATTCTAATTTGGGACAAGAAGTTGCACGATGTGAAAATTTAAACGATGGAAGCAACACAACTAAATTTGAATTTACCAACCTCGAAAAACTGGGCTCCGGAATTTATTTCGGTAAATTGATGCTTGATGGCGTACTAATTAAAACCATTAAAGTTACAAACAGCTGA
- a CDS encoding IGHMBP2 family helicase, with amino-acid sequence MERLSELRQLLKIEREEDYEQYKAHFARNNINHRKQTGVTWYPISITNTEIGVGEYISIDVERTTNHNAPHQFSGGKTIALFSNANPDATPINGTLKVLGPNKLRISLSIDELPDWCDDGKLGINLLFDETGYKEMDIALEKVIHATKNRLATLRDVMFGLQTPSFEKIDATLKCDGLNDSQNEAVKKIIAAKDIALIHGPPGTGKTTTLVQAICEVLKTEKQVLVCSPSNTAVDLMTEKLHREKISVLRLGNPARISEEVLMNTLDAKVAAHASYKDLKNYRKTAEEYFRMASKYKRTFGREEREQRQLLYQEARKIIGEARVLEDYITQEQFNTAQVIACTPVVSSNRMMRDKQFTTVFIDEAAQALEPMSWIPISRSNRVIFAGDHFQLPPTVKSKKAEAGGLKETLFERCMNIENVSVMLTTQYRMHEHIMNFSNQQFYGGNLIADTRVKEKVLSVDPADFTLTKALSFIDTAGCAYAEIVNPESLSICNPEEAVLLLKHLKLLIAQYSQNNKNTKNLSVGIISPYKEQVQYLAELIDGDEEIKNAPAKIVVKTIDGFQGQERTVIYISLVRSNDNKEIGFLSDIRRMNVALTRAREKLVVIGDSATLANHPFYKAFIDYAESVEGYQSAWEFVE; translated from the coding sequence TTGGAAAGACTATCCGAACTACGACAACTTTTAAAAATTGAACGTGAAGAAGATTATGAGCAATACAAAGCCCATTTTGCACGGAACAACATCAACCATCGAAAGCAAACTGGTGTAACTTGGTATCCTATTTCCATAACAAATACGGAAATTGGAGTAGGAGAATATATTAGCATAGATGTTGAACGTACCACGAATCATAATGCACCTCATCAATTTTCGGGTGGAAAAACAATTGCGCTATTTTCGAATGCAAATCCGGATGCAACACCTATAAACGGCACTCTAAAAGTGCTGGGACCAAATAAACTTAGAATTTCATTAAGCATTGATGAATTGCCCGATTGGTGCGACGATGGGAAGCTGGGCATTAATCTCCTTTTTGATGAAACAGGGTACAAAGAAATGGACATTGCGCTTGAAAAAGTGATTCATGCAACTAAGAATCGTCTTGCCACTTTGCGCGATGTAATGTTTGGATTACAAACTCCTTCATTTGAAAAAATCGATGCTACATTGAAATGCGACGGATTAAATGATTCGCAAAATGAAGCTGTAAAAAAAATCATCGCTGCTAAAGATATTGCACTTATACATGGCCCTCCAGGAACGGGTAAAACCACCACATTAGTACAAGCAATTTGTGAAGTGCTAAAAACAGAAAAGCAAGTTTTGGTATGCAGTCCCAGCAATACTGCCGTAGATTTGATGACGGAAAAATTACATCGCGAAAAAATAAGTGTACTTCGATTAGGTAATCCTGCGCGTATTTCGGAGGAAGTTTTGATGAATACACTGGATGCAAAAGTAGCCGCACATGCATCTTATAAAGATTTAAAAAACTACCGCAAAACAGCCGAAGAATATTTTAGAATGGCAAGCAAATACAAACGCACCTTTGGCCGGGAAGAAAGAGAACAGCGCCAATTGTTATACCAAGAAGCACGAAAAATAATTGGAGAAGCGCGTGTGCTGGAAGATTATATCACCCAAGAACAATTCAATACTGCACAAGTAATTGCCTGCACACCGGTTGTTTCATCCAACCGAATGATGCGCGACAAACAATTTACAACTGTGTTTATTGATGAAGCAGCACAAGCACTCGAACCCATGAGTTGGATTCCGATAAGCAGAAGCAACAGAGTGATTTTTGCAGGCGATCATTTTCAGTTACCTCCAACTGTAAAATCAAAAAAAGCTGAAGCGGGAGGATTAAAAGAAACTCTTTTTGAACGTTGCATGAATATTGAAAATGTGTCGGTAATGCTCACTACGCAGTACCGCATGCATGAGCACATAATGAATTTTTCGAACCAGCAATTTTACGGTGGAAATCTTATAGCGGATACACGGGTGAAAGAAAAAGTATTAAGTGTGGATCCTGCTGATTTTACGTTAACAAAAGCGCTTTCCTTTATTGATACTGCCGGTTGTGCGTATGCGGAAATTGTTAATCCCGAAAGTTTAAGCATTTGCAATCCGGAAGAAGCGGTGCTTTTACTGAAACATTTAAAACTTTTAATCGCGCAGTATTCGCAAAATAATAAAAACACAAAGAACCTTTCAGTTGGAATTATTTCGCCTTATAAAGAACAAGTGCAATACCTTGCGGAGTTAATAGATGGCGATGAAGAAATTAAGAATGCTCCGGCAAAAATTGTGGTAAAAACAATTGATGGCTTTCAAGGGCAAGAGCGCACTGTAATTTATATAAGCTTGGTAAGGAGTAATGACAACAAAGAAATTGGATTCTTATCAGACATCCGCAGAATGAATGTTGCACTTACTCGCGCGCGCGAAAAATTGGTGGTTATTGGCGATAGCGCTACCCTTGCGAATCACCCCTTTTACAAAGCATTTATTGATTATGCAGAAAGTGTAGAAGGTTATCAGTCGGCTTGGGAATTTGTGGAGTAA
- a CDS encoding YajQ family cyclic di-GMP-binding protein, which produces MPSFDIVNKIDHQLLDNAINTARKEIITRYDFRDSKSTIELDKKALTVHILTESEMRVEAIEDVIRSRMIKQRLDPLSLDFGKERYASGNMMKKDIKIKEGIDKETAKKIVKKIKDSKLKVEAQIMDEQVRVSGKKIDDLQQVIALVRSSDFEVPLQFVNMK; this is translated from the coding sequence ATGCCTTCCTTCGATATTGTAAATAAAATTGATCATCAATTGCTCGACAATGCTATTAATACAGCTCGTAAAGAAATAATAACGCGGTATGATTTTCGTGATTCAAAAAGTACGATTGAGTTGGATAAAAAAGCATTAACAGTGCACATACTCACCGAAAGTGAAATGCGGGTTGAAGCCATTGAAGATGTAATCCGTTCGCGAATGATTAAGCAACGTTTAGATCCCTTGAGTTTGGACTTTGGAAAAGAGCGTTATGCTTCCGGAAATATGATGAAAAAGGACATCAAAATTAAAGAAGGAATCGACAAAGAAACTGCTAAGAAAATCGTTAAAAAAATAAAGGATTCAAAATTAAAGGTAGAAGCGCAAATCATGGATGAGCAAGTGCGTGTGAGCGGAAAAAAGATTGACGATTTACAACAGGTAATTGCATTGGTGCGCAGCAGTGATTTTGAGGTGCCCCTGCAGTTTGTGAATATGAAGTAA
- a CDS encoding helix-turn-helix transcriptional regulator — protein sequence MVNVFSVKSNTDWILPKKSCLINFSLLQEIKCAAPFRSFSIKYVSNGIEKYNVNGNIYNIKSGEYLLANHFSEGIVEIDKAVKGICIDVAPDLLSETVASFMRPDTPVADILLDTFFNTPDFLENKYSVKNTNVGKFLQNLDAATSSNMQESISFNREFYYKLAECVIADQLPIYQQLQMVSGVKASTRKELFRRISTGKDFIDNYFKLPIETSAIAKECGMSEYHFYRVFKAVFGISPHQYIIQKKLFYAKKRVQHSEQSLTEIAVEAGFSDVFALSKSFKQLFGFPPSFLRRSN from the coding sequence ATGGTTAATGTTTTTTCTGTTAAAAGCAATACGGATTGGATACTTCCAAAAAAAAGTTGTTTAATCAACTTTTCCTTACTTCAAGAAATTAAATGTGCTGCTCCATTTAGAAGCTTCTCCATTAAATATGTTTCAAACGGAATTGAGAAATACAATGTAAATGGAAATATTTACAATATTAAATCCGGCGAATATTTATTAGCAAATCATTTTTCAGAGGGTATTGTTGAAATCGATAAAGCGGTAAAAGGGATTTGCATTGATGTTGCACCCGATTTGCTTTCTGAGACAGTTGCAAGCTTTATGAGACCGGATACACCGGTTGCCGATATCCTATTGGATACCTTTTTTAATACTCCGGATTTTTTGGAAAATAAATACAGCGTTAAAAACACAAATGTTGGAAAATTTCTTCAAAATTTAGACGCTGCAACTTCTTCCAACATGCAGGAAAGTATTAGTTTTAACCGCGAATTTTATTATAAATTAGCGGAATGTGTTATCGCTGATCAGTTGCCAATTTACCAACAACTACAAATGGTTTCCGGTGTGAAGGCCAGTACAAGAAAGGAACTGTTCAGAAGAATTAGTACAGGAAAGGATTTTATAGACAATTATTTCAAACTACCTATTGAAACGTCAGCTATCGCCAAAGAATGCGGAATGTCTGAATATCATTTTTACAGAGTATTTAAAGCTGTCTTCGGAATCAGCCCACACCAGTATATCATTCAAAAAAAATTGTTTTACGCTAAAAAAAGAGTTCAGCATTCTGAACAATCTTTAACTGAAATAGCTGTTGAAGCAGGGTTTTCAGATGTGTTTGCGCTTAGTAAATCCTTTAAGCAACTCTTTGGATTCCCACCTTCATTCCTTCGCCGATCAAATTAA